The sequence GAAGCAGCAGGGTGCAAGATCCAGGTGTCCGCAAGATCCAGGTATCTCTACCTTGAGCAGCCTGTAGCAATCGAGTACTGGTAACATTAAtcgatgcagtacatatgtactgcattgacagAAGTCACCTAAGTAtaattaacaaataaaaaaaaaaaagacgattttttttcccccaatataTAATTAAATCCATCCCTTGGTAAAAAGGTTAAAGCacataattaatttatttatttattttttcaaaagtagtcaaagaaaataaaaattatataaattggtataatcgtactgacttgaggaacatagataacgtcAGTTTCACCACATAACGAACACCATAAACATGAAACCCACCcgaaattttaaattaaattatttttctatttcaccTCACAGCatgtcacagcatattttatggaaaaataaagagtgtcattacaaagtacaatcagTCTGGCAAAAAAAGGAGTATGGGTCTGTAGGAAATGAAAGGGGCTATGGGTTTTTAAACATGatgaggaaaaataaaaaatgcgaAAATGAAAATTCCCTCAGTCATTAAATGCTCGAAAGGAGAAGAATAGGAAGTTTGCAAATTCTTTCTATCTAGTTTATCACCTGAGCTATAGTGAGCCTGTCCGTATTAAATTCcatctacgtgtaatagtgatgcgcgacCAATGGCTCATGagtctgtaaagaaaataattatCACCTCTTcacgctccccagtgtcttcctggcttctccacgatccccggtgtcttcctggcttctccacgatctccggtgtcttcctggcttctccacgatccctggtgtcttcctggcttctctgcGCTCCCCGATGTCTTTCTGGCTTCTCCACGATCCCCGGTGTTTCCCTGGCTTCTCCCTGTCcgcagtgtcttcctggcttctctgcGCTCctcggtgtcttcctggcttctccacgatcctggtgtcttcctggcttctccctgtccccggtgtcttcctggcttctctgcGCTCctcggtgtcttcctggcttcacCACGatcccggtgtcttcctggcttctccctgtCCCCGGTGTGTTCCTGGCTTCTCcgcgctccccggtgtcttcttgGCTTCTCCACTATCCCCAGTGTCTTCCAGGCTTCTCCACgatccccggtgtcttcctggcttctccgcGCTCCCcattgtcttcctggcttctagaCGATCCCTGTTGTCTTTCTGGCTTCTAGACGATCCactgtgtcttcctggcttctccaccatccctggtgtcttcctggcttctccacgatccccggtgtcttcctggcttctccacgatccccggtgtcttcctggcttctccacgatccccggtgtcttcctggcttctccacgatccccggtgtcttcctggcttctccgcGCTCCCCATTGTCTTCTTGGATTCTAGACGATCCCTGTTGTCTTTCTGTCTTCTAGACGATCcacagtgtcttcctggcttctccaccatccctggtgtcttcctggcttctccacgATCctcggtgtcttcctggcttctccatgctccccgcATGCAACTTCATAGCtgttctaaagtgacaggccactcggccaatcactggccaggaagggaccgccgcggccagtgattggctgcgtgACCTTTCACTTTAAAGAACAGCTATGAAGTTCCACCGGATGCTGTGGGGAGagtggagaagccaggaagacaccggggagcgtgaagaggtaacgtatatacatTATTATAACACTTTTAAAGGAAGGGCTGCACGAACGTCGCTAATGATCTCCATGCTTCATGCAACTCTTGCTACATAATAATCGaggcatgtaataggctcagtaaacgagccccAAGCAGATTGGCGCTCCTTTGCTATATTGCTCAGGCCATTTAATACAGCCCTACGTGTTGTCACTTCAGATAAAGACACTAGTTGTGAATTGGTTATTTTGATTTTTCCGTAGGAAGTTATGGTACAACTCTTTCCGTAAAAATGGAACCTAATGGTAAGTGTAAAGAAATCTCTTGTGCACAgtatgaaaaaaaatatgttaatctcATTCTGTGTGTCACATATATGTTCCTAGTGTGAAGgggactttaacctcttaaggacggagccaattttcgtttttgcgttttcgttctttcctccttgttttaaaaggccatagtaattgcattttttccacctagaatgccacatgagccctaattttttgcgtcactaattgtactttgcaatagcaggcttaatttttgcataaaatatgctgcgaaaccagaaaaaaaattggaaaaaaaacccgcaattctttttcttttgtttttacaccgtttgtcctatggaaaaactgacatgttatagatgttccacaagtcggtatgattagaaccatatgcaacttgcataacttttatattatttgatggcttttaaaaaaataaaaccttctacagaaaaaaactgtttcttaaaatcgctctattcccatgcttatacagcttttatcctttggtctatgggactgtgtgaggtgtcattttttgcgccatgatgtgttctttctatcggtatcttgattgcacatatacgactttttgatcgcttttcattacaatgtttctggatttgatgcgaccaaaaatgcacaatttttgcacgtTGGCGGGtctgtgataaattaatattttgtgcAATTAatcacgtggcgataccaaacaattttatttatttattttaactagcagccagcagtgttatatttggctggtcttcctgagatcagtgatctgtttctcctaggaactgttcagagcagaagaggttttctatggggatttgcaacggacagagatgtcagcggagagcactgtgtccgacacGAGGATGCCGATGCTGCGGTCCTTTTATTGAACTGCTGCCGGTTTGCGTGGGAACAAACTGGCACCACACACGGGAACTAAGTGGCAGTTAAAGAAAAAAGACCGCAGCAGCGACATCCCCATGccagtgccagtctattcatgtaaaaacagAAAGCGATAtgcacctagtggtacattcgctttaacctgcAATAGTGGTATAACCGTAACATtaaagggctacaaaaacatggccactttccccctactgttgtctccagtttgggtggggttttgaaactcaggatatctccatcccgggaccggctccaggagcgggacttgaagagatggggtaagtatccggggctctaaggggggggggggattggggcgcccttcaccccggcatgggggctgacaggttccctttatattTTTGCCCAACTTTTTATGCAGAAATACTTACCCCCTTTTGAAAAAATAACTGTCATCAACAAAAACTTTAGACACATCAAATGTTTTGGTCGATTGGGGTCTAAGTGTTTAGACCACggttgatcaggagaacaaggcaGGAAAACTTTGCGCTTAGTTTAATCCTGGCTCTGTGCCACATGACCATACAGACTtttaatgcaagtctatggggacatctacagtggcgtagctataggggtcgcagtgagtgggcggaacattaaagcgatcagaatacaggagcaggacctgtcagcgtcctcctcctgtattccctcccataggctgctggcacttcataccagcagcctataggaggccgggacgtgacctctccggcaggcgtgatcatgtgacatcatcccgcctgccggaagtcccgtccctgcggctcgcaagatggagcccgaagaggaggagagctgctgcctgcagccacacagcgcgggttaggcacctctgggggcattattagtatatgggggcacctcagggggcattattagttcatgggggcacctctgggggcattattagctcatgggggcacttctgggggcattattagttcatggggggcacctctgggggcattattagttcatggggggcacctcgggggcattattagtatatgggagcacctctgggggcattattagttcaagggggcacctctgggggcattattagttcatgggggcacctctgggggcattattagttcatagggggcacctctgggggcattattagtatatgggggcacctctgggggcattattagtatatgggggcacctctgggggcattattagttcatgggggcacctctgggggcattattagctcatggggcacctctgagggcattattagctcatgggggcacagcaggggatcccacatacagggggcacagcaggggatcctacaaacagggggcacagcaggggatcctacataaagGCGGGAAagaaggggatcctacatacagggggcacagcaggggatcctacatacagggggcatcccacacagcgcagttactatgggaacctacaggagggagaaaggaaaggaagctgctagaaatgtgcggagcctaaattgtttgtctcgcaggttctgaaaagatgaaacatatctggaagaaatcatgatggaggtctgggccggatggagaggaaaagggaaagtgacgcctcagatcaaagaagacgtcacctctgagtccctgtatgacacttttcttattttgtagaacatcatttagtaggggcgccccaaggtgacagctactacattatctgtactcagagatatcactgtgttatctgtggtgttacataggactgcaggggacatctactacatgatctgtactcagagatatcactgtgttatctgtggtgttacataggactgcaggggacatctactacattatctgtactcagagatatcactgtgttatctgtggtgttacataggactgcaggtgactactacattatctgtactcagagggatatcactgtgttatctgtggtgttacataggactgcaggtgacatctactttatctgtactcagatatcactgtgttatctgtggtgttacataggactgcaggtgacagctactacatgatctgtactcagagatatcactgtgttatctgtgctgttacataggactgcaggtgaaatgtactacattatctgtactcagagataccactgtgttatgtggtgttacataggactgcaggtgactactacattatctgtactcagagggatatcactgttatctgtggtgttacataggactgcaggctccaggttgcagaagttcaaacttcatcgtgccctgctgacagtttattatgggagttgtagttttgcagcatgtggctcttcagtttgcagcactacaacccccatcgtttccaactggcagttcatgatgagagttgtagtttttcagctgtagagtcaaagattggaatacaatgattagacaatgacacagtacagttcattaattatagggggcagtagtgcagtacatgaggtggaggcagtggcagtgcattagaacatggtggcacattatagtaattggatataacgttacatatgactttgcctgatcgggtgagatgggggggccccaagctaacattttgcaccagggcccatcagcctttagctacgcccctggacatctaggtctcagacacagagcagggagaagagcacACGGCAGCGTGGTAATCTCCTTGCTCATTctactgattggtcagggtcACTCAGACCATGAGCGAtataaacttttgatatgtctaactaatatgtcaaaagttttaattattCACAGCTACTATTTAAGTAAAAATTAAATGGGTTTCCAGTATTTTAAAGAGGTAATCTGACGAGGCCCCATTTTTACAGCATGCCCAGGAGagggtaagtaaaaaaaaaaaataacatccacttactttCCTGCCCCCCGCCTGCATTTGGCCACTATGGTCACCGGACGCTTTCTGGTACTAAGAAAGGACTTGAGATGTGATGTTGCCATGCCATGCCATGTCTCAAGTCCTGTGTCAATACCAAGAAGCGGCTGGACACCAGAGCGTCCGATAGCAGGTGGCATCACgggaggtaagtagatgttaTTTTTCTcacccacctcctgttcagggTGGGATGGAAAAACATATTCACCTGCCAGCAATCCCCTGCTGATGTTGGTTGCCACAGGTGACCCGTAAAAAGTACCAGTCACTGGCCACAGAGGTGACCCGCTGATTTGCTATGTGTCTAGATGCCATTAGGAAGTTCTTAACAGCAGGGCAGGCATTGGTGGTTGATCAGGGGCAAGTaagtacaaattttttttttaatcctaccCTGACCCCCCCTATTATTTTattgactacccctttaagtaaaaggcTTTATGTTTTATTTCCTTGCAAAAATAGTATCAGACAGCCTTCTAAAATTTGATTTGTTACATAGATGATTTTTCTTTCAGGCTCGCAGATATTTAGTTTGTTGCTGTGGACGGCGCTCAGCATTGCCATGGTTGTCATAGGTAAGATGAACAGGACAGCTGCTCACAGGCCGCAGTCACACAGGCATAATGCACGCGTATTTTTTCTCATGTCAATCctgtcatacagatatatcattgtttttcttatttcttattgtaatttttttatttttttcctttatttttaggATCCATGCACGTTGGCAAATGTCCAATAGAGCCGATGATCCCGATCTACCTGATCGTGGCTGGAGCCGTCCACTTACTGGCCTTCGCTCTTATCCCACTGAAGTTGGTTGCTACAAAGGTGTCATATTCCATAGAGAGTTTTTTGGGCCTTTTTGCCTTTTGCTGGTTTATTGCAGGTACATTTCATATAAATATTCATGAAATTTAtatatttcaaataaaaaaaagttacatagaaTATAATTTATATTGCAAGACCTATTTAAAAGTTTAATCTTTTGAAGCTCAAAGCTATTAGGAGATACACAGCATGGAGTGTAGGCACAGATCTGCTATTCCTTGCTGCTGCCCGTACTCAGCAATGCAGGCGGCAGCAGGGAATAGCAGACTGCATTTTAAGATTTCATATCGCATGGCCCCATTACTGCTCTATACAACCTCCAAGTTCTACAGCATCATAATAAAACACTATAGTACCTCTGTACAAATACAATGATTTTTTCTGTTGGATTCCATATGGATGGGGGTGGGGAAAGCATGGCATGAACCCTAAAATTCTTTATGGGAACAGTATACAGCTGTTTACAGCACAGAGTTACAGGGCAATACAAGCTATTGTCATTATTTGAACACAaataggctagattcacactgcgttttgctATTCGTTTAATGTATAGGTTTAAagggattaaaatggatgcaaaaatggatAGTAAAAACGGGTGCTGTTGTATGCCGTACTGCAGAATCAGTTTTGCATTGATGTAcattattaaatataaaaaaaaaaaaaactgatggaaactgatctATGTTTTCATGTTTTTACACAAATATGAGGTTGACTGCATTTTTCtgtatattaaaggacaactcctgccaaaagttttttttaatatgttattacttatggaaagttccTAATgtccattaattatgggaaatgtacatatagggctatttcgcttaatttagtagatcatagaGTGTTTAAATTCTCtcaaaaaacgtgacgtcacgaatcaggtgtaattcctatagagCGTCTATTgtattgtctaactttccataagaaataacatattaaaaaatacttttggccaaacttctcctttaaaattaaaCGTACTAAAAC is a genomic window of Dendropsophus ebraccatus isolate aDenEbr1 chromosome 4, aDenEbr1.pat, whole genome shotgun sequence containing:
- the LOC138789489 gene encoding transmembrane protein 272-like isoform X1, whose protein sequence is MGEISAITGSYGTTLSVKMEPNGSQIFSLLLWTALSIAMVVIGSMHVGKCPIEPMIPIYLIVAGAVHLLAFALIPLKLVATKVSYSIESFLGLFAFCWFIAGSVWVFRIYQENPRPCNDLVYNFAFGILIFEYIFLALVVAVMCIFTCCAGCLVTANTETLTRNFPPFGDGARNT